A genome region from Prionailurus viverrinus isolate Anna chromosome A3, UM_Priviv_1.0, whole genome shotgun sequence includes the following:
- the MC3R gene encoding melanocortin receptor 3, whose translation MNASCCLPSVHPTLPNGSEHPASPAFGNQSGSGFCEQVFIKPEVFLALGIVSLLENILVILAVVKNGNLHSPMYFFLCSLAAADMLVSVSNALETVMIAVVNSNSLALGDRLIQHMDNVFDSLICISLVASICNLLAIAVDRYVTIFYALRYHSIMTARKALAWIAAIWVSCGVCGVVFIIYSESKMVIVCLITMFFAMLLLMGALYVHMFLFARLHVQRIAALPPADGAAPPQHSCMKGAVTITILLGVFICCWAPFFLHLVLIITCPTNPYCVCYTAHFNTYLVLIMCNSIIDPLIYAFRSLELRTTFKEILCSCNGMNLG comes from the coding sequence ATGAACGCCTCGTGCTGCCTGCCGTCTGTGCACCCAACGCTGCCCAACGGCTCCGAGCACCCTGCCAGCCCTGCCTTTGGCAACCAGAGCGGCAGCGGGTTCTGCGAGCAGGTCTTCATCAAGCCCGAGGTCTTCCTGGCGCTGGGCATCGTCAGCCTGCTGGAAAACATCCTGGTCATCCTGGCTGTGGTCAAGAACGGCAACCTGCACtcgcccatgtacttcttcctctgcAGCCTGGCGGCGGCGGACATGCTGGTGAGCGTGTCCAACGCCCTGGAGACCGTCATGATCGCCGTCGTCAACAGCAACTCCCTGGCCCTCGGCGACCGGCTCATCCAGCACATGGACAACGTCTTCGACTCCTTGATCTGCATCTCGCTGGTAGCTTCCATCTGCAACCTCCTGGCCATCGCCGTGGACAGGTACGTCACCATCTTCTACGCGCTCCGCTACCACAGCATCATGACCGCGCGGAAGGCCCTCGCCTGGATCGCGGCCATCTGGGTGAGCTGCGGGGTCTGTGGCGTGGTGTTCATCATCTACTCCGAGAGCAAGATGGTCATCGTGTGCCTCATCACCATGTTCTTCGCCATGCTGCTCCTCATGGGCGCCCTCTACGTGCACATGTTCCTCTTCGCCCGGCTGCACGTCCAGCGCATCGCGGCACTGCCGCCCGCCGACGGGGCGGCCCCGCCGCAGCACTCGTGCATGAAGGGGGCTGTGACCATCACCATCCTGCTGGGGGTGTTCATCTGCTGCTGGgcccccttcttcctccacctCGTCCTCATCATCACCTGCCCCACCAACCCCTACTGCGTCTGTTACACCGCCCACTTCAACACCTACCTGGTCCTCATCATGTGCAACTCCATCATCGACCCGCTCATCTACGCCTTCCGGAGCCTGGAGCTGCGTACCACCTTTAAGGAGATTCTCTGCAGCTGCAACGGCATGAACCTGGGCTAG